In the Thermoleophilia bacterium genome, CCTGGGGCTTAATGGTTTAGAGCGCTAGTCTTCCTCTGCTGCGGCGACCGTCTCTCTGCGCCCGGCCTTCCACTCCAGCCCAGCCCAGATTAGGCTTTCCAAATCGCCGTCCAGCACGTTCTCGGGGTCGTGGCGCATCTCGCCGGTGCGGTGGTCTTTGATGTAC is a window encoding:
- the prfB gene encoding peptide chain release factor 2 (recognizes the termination signals UGA and UAA during protein translation a specificity which is dependent on amino acid residues residing in loops of the L-shaped tRNA-like molecule of RF2; in some organisms control of PrfB protein levels is maintained through a +1 ribosomal frameshifting mechanism; this protein is similar to release factor 1), which produces YIKDHRTGEMRHDPENVLDGDLESLIWAGLEWKAGRRETVAAAEED